Below is a genomic region from Patescibacteria group bacterium.
GAAATTGCTTGCCCTGGGTTTATCCAGGGGTATGTGTGGGAAGAATTGATTGGTGCTGGTTATAGTCTAGGGGTTCGTGATGCTGGTGAAAATATATCAGGTAGCGCTGCACTGACACTACAGAATCTTGTTGGTCAGGAAGAGGTGTTGGATCCTCTTGGGTTTAATGTTGCTGTGGAAGAGAGTTTGGAAAGTGATGAATACAGAATTAAAGTTGAGCCAAGTACCTGTTTTTGCCCTGTTTCTGGTTACAATAAATACTGGAATAATTCTCCTGATCCTTATACAGGTTCCGGTATTTCTTATGATGAACCTTATGATGATCTTTTCTATGCAAATTTAGGAAGTGTTGCTTCGATGGAAACCAAATATGCGTGGCTAGGAGTTCAGCACGCAGATTTTTCTGTTAACCTTCCTACTGGACCTCTTATGCTGGACCCCGGCTTTGAAACTACAGAAGTTATGGTTACCACCAGGGTTTTGGGTGACTGCTGGGCGCCGGATACAGCAGAGGTAGAGTTTAGCACAGCTACTTCTGGGGTTTCGGGAGGACCTGGCGTTAGCTTGGTAGGGTTTGCTTCAGATGCTACTGGCTGTAACGCACCTAGCTCGACAATTAGGCTTGACCCAGAGAGTGATACAGAAAACGCAGGTTGGGCGTGCCTAAATGTTGATGAGAGTTCTGTTGATTACGATGAAACTTATACTCTTACTGTTACAGGAACAGGTACAGAACCTTGTTTAGGTTCTCATTCTGATAGTGTTAATTTTAATGTAGAGCTTTTAACATGGTTCCAAACAGAGGGTGGTAATGTTTATAGCAAGAGGGGGATTTTTTCTTACATTCCGGAAAAAGCAAATCTGTTTCGAGAAGACCCTCCAGACCGCTTTTTAGCTGCACCATATTTTTCTTTGCCCTACAGTTCGGCAGGACTTGTCATCTCCTCTAGCGGTCCGCATTCTTGGGGTGAGGGTCGTGCCTACGATTTAGGGGGGGATAGTGGTTGGGAAGTGAAAGACTATGGTGAGTTAAAGTTTTATGATTCTGCTAATGCTAGGTATGACTACGATTACTATTATTTTGATAATATGTTTGGTTCTAAAACTGCTGATTGTGGTTCTGGAGTAATGGGTGATGGTGGAGTAGGAGGTTGTACCACCGTTTCAAGCGGCAGTCTTTTGAAGGTAGCCGGTGACTTAGTGGTTAATAATGATAATGGTTTTGATGATAAGGCAGCGGCAGTGATTGTAAATGGGGATGTTCTTTTTACTGGAGACTTTGCGCCAGATGGTTCTTATGCATTTGTAAGTAGTGGTAGTATTAGAGTACAAGCAGGCGTGGAAAATGTAAGAGCGTTTTTGGTAGCGGATCAGAGTATTTATGATTACAACGAAGATACAGACGACAGGGAAGAGTTTGAAAATCAAGAAGCGGGGTTGTGGTTGCGCGGCTCAGCTATAGCCTTTGGTTACGACAATGATGAAGCTTTAGTGTTACGTCGGACACGAATTGGAGAAGATGAAATTGAGGATACTGCTGACGATGATTTAGAACCTGCTAATTACTTTTCTTGGGATCCAGAACTTATTATCGACCTTACCCAACTTTTGGGTAGAGATCGTGTTACTTGGCGAGAGCTGAATTAAGGTTTGGACTAATTTTTATTTGATAGTTACTGTAGTTCCGTTTACGCCTTGAAGAATGTTTGCTCCTCCAGCTTCCAGTACTTTCGAGCCAGATTTAATTAAGTTCAAGTTAGTGTTGCCAGTTTTTTTGGGAATGAAAACTATGCTTCCTAAAGTTCCTGATCCTTGAAAGTTTCCTTGTGCTGCAATTTCAATTTGTCCTTTTCCAGTTTCTATATTTCTTTTTTCGTAACTTCCAAGTATTGGTCCTTTTTTAATTTCCACCACATCTAACATTTTGGGATCGTAATTGATAACAGCATGAGCCTCTTTCACTTCTTGTTCTGGAGAAG
It encodes:
- a CDS encoding cohesin domain-containing protein, encoding MKLKDLPIAIGVFILFLTIPTAVYLSTQPESLQTLTKAGQEESAVIYLWPAKLETNLDSQFEITITLASPEQEVKEAHAVINYDPKMLDVVEIKKGPILGSYEKRNIETGKGQIEIAAQGNFQGSGTLGSIVFIPKKTGNTNLNLIKSGSKVLEAGGANILQGVNGTTVTIK